CCGCTGGACGACATCATCGGCGGCCCGGCGATGATCGGCAAAGGCTGGACGATGCTGGTCAACTGTCTGTCCGTGGGGCGCGCCGTGACACTGCCGACCGGCGCGGTGGCGGTCGGCAAGCGCATGCTCAAGGGCAGCAGCGCCTACGCGGTGCTGCGCGAACAGTTTGGCCTCAGTCTGGCGCGTTTCGAGGGTGTCCAGCAGCCGCTGGCGCGCATCGCCGCCTTTGCTTACATCATCGATGCCGCGCGCAGCCTCACCATTCAGTCGCTCGATCACGGCGAAAAGCCCAGCGTGCCCTCGGCGATCGTCAAGTACCACTGCACGGAACTGGCCCGCTGCTGCGCGCTGGATGCAATGGACATCCACGGTGGCAAGGCGGTGATGAAAGGGCCCGGCAACTATATCGTCAACGCCTTCGAGTCGATTCCGGTGGCGATCACCGTCGAGGGCGCGAACATCCTCACCCGTAATCTGATGATTTTCGGCCAGGGCGCGACGCGCAGCCATCCGTTCGCGCTGAAGGAAATGGAGCTGGCGCAACGCGTGGGCGAGCCGGGCGCGCTGGCCGAGTTCGACCGCGTACTGTTCCGTCATATCGGCGCAACGCTCGGCAACACGGTGCGGGCCTTCGGCATGGGGCTGACCGGCGCACGTTTCGCCGCAGTGCCGGGCGATCCCTCGCTGCGCCGTCATTACCAGACGCTGGATCGCCTCAGCGCGGCCTTCGCGGTCGCCGCCGATGTCGCCATGCTCGGACTCGGTGGGCGGCTGAAATTCAAGGAAAGCCTGTCCGCGCGGCTCGGCGACATGCTCAGCGCGCTCTATCTGGGCAGCCTGGTGCTCAAGCATCACGAAAACGCCGGTTGCCCGCACAGTGAACGGCCGGCGGTCGACTGGGCGCTGGCCTACCTGACCCATGCCTGGCAGGAGGCCTGCGTCGAGTTCCTGCGCAACTATCCGGCGCGGGGCGTGGCGCGCGCGCTGCGTCTGCTGCTGCTGCCGCTGGGTGCACGACTGCGCGGCCCCAGCGATGCGCAGAGTTTCGCGCTGGCCCAGGCCGTGACCACGGACACGCCGTTGCGCGAACGGCTGATCGACGGCCTGTATGACGAAGACGGGCTGAACAATCCGCTGACCCACGTCGACCGCGTGTTCCGTGAGCGCCTGGAACTGGAACCCTTGTTTCAGCGGCTGCGCGAAGCGATCAAAGCCCGCCGTATACGGAAGCTGCAGGGCGTCGAACTGATCAAGGCGGCACGGCGCCACGGCGTGCTCGAACGCGATGAGGCGCGCCGCCTGTTCGCCTTCGACGCACGCTTGATGGAGGTGATCAATGTCGATGATTTCGACGCCGCCGACCTGTGCCGCAAACCCTACGATCCGGCGGACGATACCTGTTTGCCCGACGGCCTGCGCGCTGCCGTCTGAACCCAGCCTGAGGAATCACGATGTCCAGACAAACCGCCGTTCAGTCACCTGATTCAAGCGCCTTGGCGCGTCTGCCGACCGTGCACCGGGTTGCCGTGCTCGGCGCTGGCGTGATGGGCGCGCAGATCGCCGCGCACTTTGCCAATGCCGGCATCGCCGTGCGCCTATATGACCTGCCTGCCGACGGCGCCGACAAGAGCGCCATCGCGCGCAAGGCACTGGCCGGAATGGCCAAGCTCAAGCCTGAGCCGCTGGCTGCCAGCGATGTCGCCGCGTTGGTCACGCCCTGTAATTACGACGATGATCTGCCTGGTCTGGCCGATTGCCAGCTCGTGCTGGAAGCGATTGCCGAGCGCATGGACCTGAAGGCCGCGCTGTTCGAGCGGATCGTGCCGCATTTGTCCGGGCAGGCTGTGTTGGCCACCAATACATCAGGGCTGTCGGTTGAGGAAATGGCCGGACATCTGCCCGCTGCGCTGCGCGAGCGCTTTGTCGGTATTCACTTTTTCAATCCGCCGCGTTACATGCAGCTGGTCGAGTTGATTCCGAGTCGCGAGACCGCGCCGGGTGTGCTCGACAGCGTCGAGACGTTTCTGGTCGGCGCGCTCGGCAAAGGCGTGGTGCGCGCGCGCGACACCGCCAACTTCATTGGCAACCGCATCGGCGTGTTCGCGATGATGGTCACCGTGCACCACGCGCAGCAGTACGGGCTGAATTTCGAGACCGTCGACGAACTGACCGGGCGCAGGATCGGCCGGCCGAAAAGCGCCACCTTCCGGACTGCGGACGTGGTCGGCCTGGATACGCTGCATCACGTGCTCGAAGGCGCCCTTGCCAACCTGCCGGACGACCCCTGGGCGAAACTCTACGTCGCGCCCGACTGGCTCGATGATCTGATTGCGGCCGGCGCACTCGGGCAGAAGACCAAACGCGGCATCTACCAGAAAGTCGAGGGCGAGATTCGCGTCTACGAACCGGCTACGGGCGAGTACCGCAAGCGCCATGCGAAAGTGCCCGGCAAGGTCGAGAAACTCCTCGATACGCGCGATCCGGCCCAATACCTGCCCAGGCTGCGCGCGCTGAAAGACCCGCAGGCGCAATTCGTCTGGGCGATTCATCGCGACGTGTTCCACTACGCGGCGCACCTGCTTGGCGAGATTGCCGACACCGCGCGCGATGTCGATTTCGCCATTCGCTGGGGTTTCGGCTGGGATCGTGGGCCGTTCGAAATCTGGCAGCAGGCCAGCTGGCGCGAGATTGCCGCGCTGATAACCGCGGACATCGACGCTGACGCGACGCCGGCGCTGGTGCCGCTGCCCGACTGGGTCGGTGAGATCGATGCCGCGCATGAGGCGCGCGCCTCGTGGTCGGCCGCCGACGCACGGTTCAAGCCGCGCTCGACGTTACCTGTCTACCGTCGGCAGATCTGCCCTGCGATGCTCTATGGCGAGGACGGCGAGTGCGGCGAAACCGTTTTCGAAACCGCCGCGGCCCGCGTCTGGCACACCGGCGACGATGTGCTGATCGCCAGCTTCAAGACCAAAATGCACACCGTCAACGACGCGCTGATCGCCGATCTGCACCGCGCCGTCGAACTGGCCGAACGCGAATACGCGGGTCTGGTGATCTGGCATCCGGACGGGCCATTCAGCGCCGGTGCCGATCTCAAATCGTTCATGCCGGTGGCGGTCAAGAGCCTGTTGCCGGGCAATA
This genomic stretch from Acidihalobacter ferrooxydans harbors:
- a CDS encoding 3-hydroxyacyl-CoA dehydrogenase/enoyl-CoA hydratase family protein; amino-acid sequence: MSRQTAVQSPDSSALARLPTVHRVAVLGAGVMGAQIAAHFANAGIAVRLYDLPADGADKSAIARKALAGMAKLKPEPLAASDVAALVTPCNYDDDLPGLADCQLVLEAIAERMDLKAALFERIVPHLSGQAVLATNTSGLSVEEMAGHLPAALRERFVGIHFFNPPRYMQLVELIPSRETAPGVLDSVETFLVGALGKGVVRARDTANFIGNRIGVFAMMVTVHHAQQYGLNFETVDELTGRRIGRPKSATFRTADVVGLDTLHHVLEGALANLPDDPWAKLYVAPDWLDDLIAAGALGQKTKRGIYQKVEGEIRVYEPATGEYRKRHAKVPGKVEKLLDTRDPAQYLPRLRALKDPQAQFVWAIHRDVFHYAAHLLGEIADTARDVDFAIRWGFGWDRGPFEIWQQASWREIAALITADIDADATPALVPLPDWVGEIDAAHEARASWSAADARFKPRSTLPVYRRQICPAMLYGEDGECGETVFETAAARVWHTGDDVLIASFKTKMHTVNDALIADLHRAVELAEREYAGLVIWHPDGPFSAGADLKSFMPVAVKSLLPGNNALDELLQRFQGMCIRMRRASVPVVAGVHGLALGGGCELMMQSDRVVAALESYIGLVEVGVGLIPAGSGCMEQARRADQATRGGDIFPHLRGIFETIAMGKVATSALRAREMGFLREADVVVMNREEVLGAAKAQVHALQAASYRAPAERPIRAAGREAVANFHAAMANMHAGGYISDYDMTIGLGVANALCGGDVDAGTELPEDWYLREERKHFCQLIRSPKTHARVAHMLKNGKPLRN
- a CDS encoding acyl-CoA dehydrogenase, encoding MTTLAFIVVAVVWLFASLYFRHRLALAAGLGAGLAVVGWLTPVNVLAAVVVSIIAAVLVALSILPLRRRVLTRPLFAAFAAHLPKLSATEREAIDAGTVGWDGELFSGRPDWRRLVDRPAPALSAEEQAFLDGPVNELCRLSDTWNINHSWNTVPEHISRFVRRNGFLGMIIPKRYGGLELSAYAQSQVLVRLANAGGGVTYLVGVPNSLGPGELLLKYGTEAQKDYYLPRLSSGEEIPCFALTAPTAGSDATSIPDTGVVCRGQWQGREVLGMRLTFNKRYITLAPIATLIGLAFRLRDPEHLLGEESDLGITLALIPRATPGLDIGRRHLPVGDAFLNGPVRGKDIFVPLDDIIGGPAMIGKGWTMLVNCLSVGRAVTLPTGAVAVGKRMLKGSSAYAVLREQFGLSLARFEGVQQPLARIAAFAYIIDAARSLTIQSLDHGEKPSVPSAIVKYHCTELARCCALDAMDIHGGKAVMKGPGNYIVNAFESIPVAITVEGANILTRNLMIFGQGATRSHPFALKEMELAQRVGEPGALAEFDRVLFRHIGATLGNTVRAFGMGLTGARFAAVPGDPSLRRHYQTLDRLSAAFAVAADVAMLGLGGRLKFKESLSARLGDMLSALYLGSLVLKHHENAGCPHSERPAVDWALAYLTHAWQEACVEFLRNYPARGVARALRLLLLPLGARLRGPSDAQSFALAQAVTTDTPLRERLIDGLYDEDGLNNPLTHVDRVFRERLELEPLFQRLREAIKARRIRKLQGVELIKAARRHGVLERDEARRLFAFDARLMEVINVDDFDAADLCRKPYDPADDTCLPDGLRAAV